In Streptomyces sp. NBC_00433, a single genomic region encodes these proteins:
- a CDS encoding DNA polymerase III subunit delta' produces MTVWDDVVGQPHVVAELSAAAADADALVTSGGAGSRMTHAWLLTGPPGSGRSTAARAFAAALQCVSPDRALGAAPGCGFCDGCHTTLVGTHADVEFVRTDLLSIGVKDTRDLVRRASLSPAGGRWQVIVLEDADRLTEGAANVLLKAVEEPAPRTVWLLCAPSVEDALPTIRSRCRLLSLRTPSAEAVADLLTRRDGIDPRLAADVARATQGHIGRARRLATDESARERRAAVLRLPLRVADIGGCLRAAQELVDAAAEDAKAVAEGVDAKETEEMRAALGAAAGAGSRMPRGTAGVMKDLADRQKRRSTRTQRDTLDLALTDLASFYRDVLTVQFGTGERIANTEVGDGIRQIAATSRPEHSLRRIEAVLACRDALDRNVAPLLAVEAMTLALRAG; encoded by the coding sequence GTGACCGTATGGGACGACGTGGTCGGCCAGCCCCATGTGGTGGCCGAACTGTCCGCGGCCGCGGCGGACGCCGACGCCCTGGTGACGTCCGGCGGCGCGGGGTCACGTATGACCCACGCCTGGCTCCTCACCGGCCCCCCCGGCTCCGGCCGCTCCACCGCCGCCCGCGCCTTCGCCGCGGCGCTGCAGTGCGTCAGCCCGGACCGGGCGCTGGGTGCCGCCCCCGGGTGCGGCTTCTGCGACGGCTGCCATACGACCCTGGTCGGCACGCACGCCGACGTCGAATTCGTCCGCACCGACCTGCTGTCCATCGGCGTCAAGGACACCCGGGACCTGGTGCGGCGGGCGTCCCTCTCTCCGGCGGGCGGCCGCTGGCAGGTGATCGTCCTGGAGGACGCCGACCGGCTGACCGAGGGCGCCGCCAATGTGCTGCTCAAGGCGGTGGAGGAGCCGGCGCCCCGCACGGTCTGGCTGCTGTGCGCGCCCTCGGTGGAGGACGCCCTGCCGACGATCCGCTCGCGCTGCCGGCTGCTCAGCCTGCGCACACCGTCCGCCGAGGCCGTCGCCGACCTGCTGACCCGGCGCGACGGTATCGACCCGCGGCTCGCGGCGGACGTCGCGCGGGCCACCCAGGGCCACATCGGGCGGGCCAGGCGGCTGGCCACCGACGAGTCGGCGCGGGAGCGCCGGGCGGCGGTGCTGCGGCTGCCACTGCGGGTCGCCGACATCGGCGGCTGCCTGCGCGCGGCGCAGGAACTCGTCGACGCGGCGGCCGAGGACGCCAAGGCGGTCGCCGAGGGCGTCGACGCCAAGGAGACCGAGGAGATGCGGGCCGCCCTCGGCGCGGCGGCGGGCGCGGGCAGCCGGATGCCGCGCGGCACCGCGGGTGTCATGAAGGATCTCGCCGACCGCCAGAAGCGCCGCTCCACCCGCACCCAGCGCGACACCCTCGACCTCGCTCTCACCGACCTCGCCTCCTTCTATCGCGATGTGCTCACCGTCCAGTTCGGTACGGGCGAGCGGATCGCCAATACCGAGGTCGGTGACGGTATCCGGCAGATCGCCGCCACCTCCCGCCCCGAGCACAGCCTGCGCCGTATCGAGGCCGTACTCGCCTGCCGCGACGCCCTCGACCGCAACGTCGCCCCCCTCCTCGCCGTCGAGGCCATGACCCTCGCCCTCCGCGCGGGCTGA
- a CDS encoding alpha/beta hydrolase, whose product MHPKHPTRLLRFPAAAIAVTGLLLSACSGGSGHQAAASAPGSPTPAATAAPAPSDTASPATTATLAPLPAATPANLAPYYKQKLAWHSCGVPDFECTTMKVPLDYAHPVAADDLKLAVARKKAAGPGKRLGSMLVNPGGPGGSAIDYLQYAATGYPSAVTSRYDMAAVDPRGVARSEPVKCLSDKQMDAYTAVDSTPDNTAEADKLAAADRTFAAGCKKMSADLIGHVSTVDSARDMDVLRQLLGDAKLNYVGKSYGTFLGATYAGLFPTRVGRLVLDGAMDPSVNALASSRVQAGGFETAFDAFARDCVKRSECPLGRTSAADAGTRLDALFAGLDKHPLPTGTKRPLTEALGTTGVIAAMYDQEAWPALRGALISANKGDGAPLLQLSDSYYERDSTGKYSNLMYANAAVNCLDLPPAFRSPADVTKALRSFRAASPHFGAALAWSSLICGYWPLPATGHPERIQAKGAAPILVVGTIRDPATPYAWAQSLAAQLSSGHLLTYDGDGHTAYGRGSTCIDTAVNAYLLSGTVPPPHQKCT is encoded by the coding sequence ATGCACCCCAAGCACCCCACGCGCCTGCTCCGCTTCCCGGCCGCCGCGATCGCGGTGACCGGGCTGTTGCTGTCCGCCTGCTCAGGCGGCTCCGGCCACCAGGCAGCGGCCTCAGCCCCGGGCTCGCCCACCCCGGCCGCGACCGCGGCGCCGGCCCCGTCCGACACGGCGTCGCCGGCCACCACCGCCACGCTCGCCCCGCTCCCGGCCGCCACCCCCGCGAACCTGGCGCCGTACTACAAGCAGAAGCTCGCCTGGCACTCCTGCGGCGTCCCGGACTTCGAGTGCACGACGATGAAGGTCCCGCTCGACTACGCCCACCCCGTCGCCGCCGACGACCTCAAGCTCGCCGTCGCCCGCAAGAAGGCCGCGGGCCCCGGCAAGCGCCTCGGCTCGATGCTGGTCAACCCCGGCGGCCCCGGCGGCTCGGCCATCGACTACCTGCAGTACGCGGCCACCGGCTACCCCTCCGCCGTCACTTCCCGCTACGACATGGCCGCCGTCGACCCGCGCGGCGTCGCCCGCAGCGAGCCCGTGAAGTGCCTCAGCGACAAGCAGATGGACGCGTACACCGCCGTCGACTCCACCCCCGACAACACCGCCGAGGCCGACAAACTCGCCGCCGCCGACCGCACTTTCGCCGCCGGCTGCAAGAAGATGTCCGCCGACCTCATCGGCCACGTCTCGACCGTCGACTCCGCCCGCGACATGGACGTCCTGCGCCAGCTGCTCGGCGACGCCAAGCTCAACTACGTCGGCAAGTCCTACGGCACCTTCCTCGGCGCCACCTATGCCGGCCTCTTCCCGACGCGCGTCGGCCGCCTCGTCCTCGACGGCGCCATGGACCCCTCGGTGAACGCCCTGGCGAGCAGCCGCGTCCAGGCCGGCGGCTTCGAGACCGCCTTCGACGCCTTCGCCCGCGACTGCGTCAAGCGCTCAGAATGCCCGCTCGGCCGCACCTCCGCCGCCGACGCCGGAACCCGCCTCGACGCCCTCTTCGCCGGCCTCGACAAGCACCCGCTCCCCACCGGCACCAAGCGCCCCCTCACCGAGGCCCTCGGCACCACCGGCGTGATCGCCGCGATGTACGACCAGGAGGCCTGGCCCGCCCTGCGCGGCGCCCTGATCAGCGCGAACAAGGGCGACGGCGCCCCGCTCCTGCAGCTCTCCGACAGCTACTACGAGCGCGACAGCACCGGCAAGTACAGCAATCTGATGTACGCCAACGCCGCCGTGAACTGCCTCGACCTCCCCCCGGCCTTCCGCTCCCCGGCCGACGTCACCAAGGCGCTGCGCTCCTTCCGCGCCGCCTCCCCCCACTTCGGCGCAGCCCTGGCCTGGTCCTCCCTGATCTGCGGCTACTGGCCGCTGCCCGCCACCGGCCACCCCGAACGCATCCAGGCCAAGGGCGCCGCCCCGATCCTGGTGGTCGGCACTATCCGCGACCCGGCCACCCCCTACGCCTGGGCCCAGTCCCTCGCCGCCCAGCTCTCCTCCGGCCACCTCCTCACCTACGACGGCGACGGCCACACCGCCTACGGCCGCGGCTCCACCTGCATCGACACCGCCGTCAACGCCTACCTCCTGTCCGGCACGGTCCCCCCGCCCCACCAGAAGTGCACCTGA
- a CDS encoding ATP-binding protein: protein MIVNVASVRSATSVAGARESVRDFLDGLGQPAMAAEAADTVVLVVSELVTNALRHGGGTCTLELTAHPNSIEVDVRDRSPQAPRMRTPDLNGDTGGFGWPMVNRLARATAVTRQRPGGKAVSALLAR, encoded by the coding sequence ATGATCGTCAACGTGGCTTCCGTCCGCTCCGCGACATCCGTCGCCGGCGCACGCGAGAGCGTCCGGGACTTCCTCGACGGGCTCGGACAGCCGGCGATGGCAGCCGAGGCTGCCGACACGGTCGTCTTGGTCGTCTCGGAGCTCGTCACCAACGCCCTGCGCCATGGCGGCGGCACCTGCACCCTGGAGCTGACCGCGCACCCGAACAGCATCGAGGTGGACGTGCGCGACCGCAGCCCGCAGGCGCCGCGCATGCGCACCCCCGACCTGAATGGCGACACCGGAGGCTTCGGCTGGCCCATGGTCAACCGCCTCGCTCGCGCCACCGCGGTCACCCGTCAGAGGCCCGGTGGCAAGGCCGTCAGCGCACTACTCGCCCGCTAG
- a CDS encoding helix-turn-helix domain-containing protein: MTADDSFNRLDDDDYPAYTMGRAAEMIGATQGFLRAIGEARLITPLRSEGGHRRYSRYQLRIAARARELVDNGFPIDAACRIVILEDQLEEAQRINAAHRRTASEDSTGS, encoded by the coding sequence ATGACAGCAGACGATTCGTTCAACCGGCTCGATGACGACGACTACCCCGCCTACACCATGGGGCGGGCCGCCGAGATGATCGGCGCCACGCAGGGCTTCCTGCGTGCCATCGGCGAAGCCCGCCTGATCACCCCGCTCCGCTCAGAAGGCGGCCACCGACGCTACTCCCGCTACCAACTGCGCATCGCCGCCCGAGCCCGCGAACTCGTCGATAACGGCTTCCCCATCGATGCCGCCTGTCGCATCGTCATCCTCGAAGACCAACTCGAAGAAGCCCAGCGCATCAACGCCGCACACCGCCGCACCGCATCCGAGGACAGCACCGGCAGCTGA
- a CDS encoding hemolysin III family protein, giving the protein MRGWLHAGVFPLSLAGGIVVIAVSRSAAAVAACSVFALSAWLLFGTSAVYHRGDWGPRGEAVLRRMDHASIFLIIAGTYSPLAVLLLPTGPQVVLLALVWAGAGIAFRIWWITAPRWLYTLCYIALGWAAVFHLPDFARTGGTAVVVLVIAGGLLYTAGADVYGLKRPDPWPRWFGFHEVFHTLTIAAFTAHYTAILLAAT; this is encoded by the coding sequence ATGCGCGGCTGGCTGCACGCCGGGGTGTTCCCCCTCTCGCTGGCCGGCGGCATCGTCGTGATCGCCGTTTCGCGCTCGGCGGCGGCAGTGGCGGCCTGCTCGGTGTTCGCACTGTCGGCTTGGCTGCTGTTCGGCACCAGCGCGGTCTATCACCGCGGGGACTGGGGACCCCGCGGGGAGGCGGTCCTGCGGCGGATGGACCACGCGAGCATCTTCCTGATCATCGCCGGCACCTACTCCCCGCTGGCGGTACTGCTGCTACCCACAGGCCCGCAGGTGGTGCTGCTGGCCCTGGTGTGGGCCGGGGCCGGCATCGCCTTCCGCATCTGGTGGATCACGGCACCGCGCTGGCTCTACACCCTGTGCTACATCGCACTGGGCTGGGCAGCCGTCTTCCACCTACCCGACTTCGCGCGCACCGGCGGCACCGCGGTTGTCGTACTCGTCATCGCCGGCGGCCTGCTCTACACCGCGGGCGCAGACGTCTACGGACTCAAGCGCCCCGACCCCTGGCCCCGCTGGTTCGGATTCCACGAGGTCTTCCACACGCTCACCATCGCCGCGTTCACCGCGCACTACACCGCCATCCTCCTGGCAGCCACATGA